AAGGCCTCCGCCATCAGCGCCTGCCGCTCCGGCTGGCTCAACGTGTTGCTGGCATTGTAGCGGTCCATCCACGCCGAGATGCGCCGGTTGTCGGCCGCGAGCTCCGGATCGTCGGCGATGTAGAGCTCGCCGGCGAGCATCTTCTGCTTCTGGCCCGTCATGGTCATCGCGTCCGGTCCTCCGCTAGGGTCGGCGCGAGAGTCGCGCCGATGCGTACATATGTACGCATCGCGACCGAAAGCCAACCGACGCGAGACCCGCTTGCCCGCCGCCACCCGCCGCCACGATCCCGACCGCCGCGCCCGCATCCTGCGGGCGGCCCTCGACACGATCGCCGCGCACGGCGTCGCCGGCACCACGCACCGGCGGATCGCCGCCGCGGCCGACGTGCCGCTCGGCTCGATGACCTATCATTTCGCGAGCCTCGACGATCTCCTGACCGAGGCGTTCACGCTGCTCGCCGACGACGTGTCGGCCCGGTTCACCGAGCGGCTGGCGGCCGCCGGAACCCGTGCGGAGGCCTGCGAGGCCGTCGTCGATCTCGTCGTCGACGACGCCTGGGCCACGCCCCGCAACCTGCTCTTGAGCTACGAGCTCTACGCCTACGCCGCCCGGGTGCCGGCCCTGCGGCGCGTGATGCAGGGCTGGATGGGCAAGAGCCGCGCGGCCCTGGAGCAGCACTTCGCGCCCGAGACCGCACGCGCCCTCGACGCGATGATCGAGGGCCTGTCGATCCACCGCTCGGTCGATCTCGCGCCGGCCGGCCGCGACGAGGTCCGGGCGATCGTCGCCCGCCTGACCGCGCCGCCGCTTCCTTGAAAAGCCCGGCCCGGCCCCGCATATCCGCCCGCGACGATTTGTTCCCAACGGAGAACCGACACGTGAGCGAGACTGTGGAGCGGCATTCGTTCGGCGCCGAGGTCGGGCGCCTCCTGGACCTCGTGGTCCACGCCCTCTACTCCGAGCGCGAGATTTTTCTCCGCGAGCTGGTCGCCAACGCCGCCGACGCGGTCGACCGGCGCCGGTTCGGGGCACTGACCGATTCCGCCCTGGCGCTGCCGGCGGATGCCAAGGTGCGGATCAACCCCGACAAGGCGGCACGGACCCTGACCATCTCGGATCCCGGGATCGGCATGGGGAAGGACGAGCTGGCGCAGAATCTCGGCACCATCGCGCGCTCCGGCACCCGGGCCTTCAGCCAGTCGCTCGCCGACGCCAAGCCCGAGGAGCGCCCGAGCCTGATCGGCCAGTTCGGCGTCGGCTTCTACTCCGCCTTCATGGTCGCCGACCGGGTCGAGGTCACCTCGCGCAAGGCCGGATCGGACGAGGCCTGGACCTGGGCCTCGGAGGGGCAGGGCGAGTACACCCTGGCGCCCGCCACCAAGCCTGAGGCCGGCACCGACATCGTGCTCCACATGAAGGCCGATGCGGAGGAGTATCTCGAGCCGCTGCGCCTCGAGACCATCGTGCGCAAGTGGGCCGACCACATCACCGTGCCGGTGACGCTCGTGCGCGACGGCGAGGAGGTGCCGAGCACCAAGGGCACGGCGCTCTGGCGAAAAGCCAAATCCGAGGTGAGCGAGGAGGAGTACACCGAGTTCTACCGCCAGGTCGCGCACGCCTTCGACAAGCCCTGGGCGACGCTGCACTGGCGGGCCGAAGGCCAGCTCGAATTCACCGCGCTGCTGTTCGTGCCGGGCATGAAGCCCTTCATGGCGGTCGAGGAGGAGCGCGAGAGCAAGGTGCGCCTGCACGTGCGCCGGATGTTCATCACCGACGACGCCGGGCTGCTGCCGTCCTGGCTGCGCTTCGTCAAGGGCGTGGTCGATACCGAGGACCTGCCGCTCAACGTCTCGCGCGAGATGCTGCAGGCCACGCCGGTGCTGGCCCGCATCCGCCGCGCCGTCACGGCGAAGGTGCTCTCGGAGCTGAAGACCCGCGCGAAGGACGCGGAGAGCTACGCCACCTTCTGGCAGGCCTTCGGGCCGGTGCTGAAGGAGGGCTTGTGGGAGGATGCCGAGCACCGCCAGGACATCGCCGGCCTGCTGCGGTTCCGCTCCTCGACCGTCGAGGGCTGGACCTCGCTGGCCGACTACGTCTCGCGGATGAAGCCGAACCAGGAGGCGATCTACATCCTGGTCGGCGACGACACCGAGGCGCTGAAGCGCTCGGCCCAGATCGAGGGTTTTTCCGCCCGCGGCCTCGAGGTGCTGCTGCTCTCCGACCACGTCGATGCGTTCTGGCCCGAGCGGATGGACACGTTCGAGGGCAAGCCGATCCGCAGCATCACGCAAGGGGGCGACGACCTCTCGGCCTTCGAACCGGAGGTCTCCGAGGGCGACACCCCGGCCGACCTCGCCGACCTGCTGCCGAAGCTGAAGGAGGCGCTCAAGGACGACGTCTCCGACGTCAAGGCGAGCCAGCGCCTCGTCGACAGCGCCGTCCTGCTCTCGGCCCCGGCCTTCGGGCCGGACCTGCAGATGCAGCGCCTCCTGCGCCGCGCCGGCCGCGGCGCCGGCGGCATGGGCGGCCAGCCGGTGCTGGAGCTGAACCCGCGGCACCCGCTGATCCGCCGCATCGCCGAGCGCGCGGCGGCGGGCGAGGATGTGGGGGAGGCGGCCCAGACGCTGGTCGACCTCGCCCACGTCCAGGGCGGCGACCCGCCGCGCGACCCGGTCGCCTTCGCGCGCCGGGTGGCAGCGGCTTTGGCGCAGGGCTGAGGACCGGCCGGTTGCAAAGGAGGGAGGGGGCGAGGAGCCTCCTCCCTCTTTTCGTATGTCCTGCGGCGCTCGCTGACAGATTCCGGACAATATCGAGCGCGTCTCCCCTCTCCCGAGTGGGCTACGGCCTTGACGGAAGTGAGTCTCTCGCGAGGAGGGCACCGGCGAGCATGGCCGAGAAGCGCTCCCATCCGCGCGCGACGACCTTGGGACCGGGTGGCGAGTTGGGAGCGTTCCAGCCGCCGTGGCGGGCCACGATCCACTCTAACCAGCTCAGGTTGCCGACGGGGTGAGGGTTGCGCAGGCGGTCCGTGCTGCCCTCGCAGGCCCGCCCCAGTTCCGCGACCACTGGCAGAGCCGCCTTATCCAGAACGTCCTGCATCGGTCGTCGGCTGCCGTCGCGGGCATCGACCAACTGCAGGATCCGCACGGCGGCTCCCAGCGCCAAGGCACTCAGCCGGAACAGCTTGTCTGGCACCCGCACCTGTGTCTCGTCCAGGCCGAGCCCGTCGCGCTTGAGAGCGCGGAACACCTCCTCGATCCGCCACCTCAACCGGTACAGCCGCACCATGTCCTGCGCGGCGGCGGCATCCGGCACCGCCCGCGTCGTCAGAAGCCGCCAGCACAAGGGCGTCACGCCCACAGGCGGCTCGAGTTCCTGCACGCAGACGCCATGCAGCCTCAGGCTGGCCGGCTCGCGGGCGCCTGGGCCGGAGGGACGGACCACCTCGACCGGTCCGGCCTGCAGCCTCACCTTGGCGATGCGGGCCGGCACCCCAGGGCGAGCCGGCACCTCCACGGTGCCGGTTGTCGCGACGGGCCATGACGCCTTGTCCTGAAGGCTGCCCCTTCAACCAGTGGCCGGTCATGGCGTGCCCGCACCAGAAGATCGCTGCCCGCGGGCCGACGGGCGAAGTGGCTGTAGATGTCGCCCTCCTGGTCGGCGACCACGATCAAGCTCCGGGCCGTGTCGGCCAAAGCCGTCGCGGCAGCGGCCGCTCCGGTGATCCAGCGCTGGCTCTCCTTGTCCTCGACTGGCCGCCGGTGACGTGGCGCCGTCTGGCGGGCGGCGCGGGTCCAGAGCTGGGCGTCGACCAAGCCCAGCACCGCCTCGTCCTCGGCATCGACGGCGATGACCGGGTGCAGGAAGAAGCCGGGATTGCGGCCGTTGCCGGCCGGCCCCAGGCCATGGCGGCCAGCAGCAGCTGGGGTGAAGTTGATCTCGCTCGTGTCCTGGACGGCCACGATCGGACGCCCGGCGCAGGCCTGGGCCGTGCGGGCTGCAAAAGCCTGCAGGATGCCCTGCCAGTCAGCGCAGGGCGAGGAAAGGTAGCGATGGGCGGCCGCCGTACCGGCTTCGCTGCCGCCCACCGTGCTCAGCACCACGCTGCCGGTGGTGACGATCCGCTCAAACAGCCACGCCCCCCGGGCCTCGGTGCGTACGTCGCCCGATCCAAAGCCTCGCATCGGTTGTCCTCGCTGAACCGCAAAGACGCCCAACTCACAGACGCCGAACCATTTCCGTCAAGGCCGTAGCCCACACGGGAGAGGGGAGACGCGCTTTATCCTGACCCGATCGCCCTGGCCTATTGGGGCATTCCGGCCGCTGCGCGACGCGGGTATCGTTCGCTTGCAAGTACTGCCCGGACACCAGTCCCACCAGGATGATCGGATGACCCGACACGTCCCGGACGGCAGGAGATGCACCCGCACCGGCATTGTCCCCGACTAACCCGTCCACGAGCGGGACGAGGGGAGCCCCCACCTTCTGGTGCATTGTCTTCCGCAAAGGAATTCCGAACGATCGCCAGGGAGGAACCCCGATGAGCTTCACTCTCGTCCAGCAAGCCACGCCGCGCCTGCACCGCTCCGAGCTGGCGGTGCCGGGCTCGAACCCGACCTTCATGGAGAAGTCGGCGAAATCCGCCGCCGACGTGATCTTCCTCGACCTCGAGGATGCGGTGGCGCCCGACGACAAGGAGCAGGCGCGCAAGAACATCGTCCAAGCCCTCAACGACATCGACTGGGGGACGAAGACGATGATGATCCGCATCAACGGTCTCGACACCCACTACATGTACCGCGACGTGATCGACATCGTGGAGGCCTGTCCGCGCCTCGACATGATCCTGATCCCGAAGGTCGGCGTGCCAGCCGACGTCTACGCCATCGACGTGCTGGTGACGCAGATCGAGCAGGCGAAACGCCGCGAGAAGACGATCGGCTTCGAGGTGCTGATCGAGACGGCGCTCGGCATGGCCAACGTCGAGGCGATCGCCCAATCCTCGAAGCGCCTGGAGGCGATGTCCTTCGGCGTCGCCGACTACGCCGCCTCCTTGCGCGCCCGCTCGACCGTGATCGGCGGCGTCAACCCGGACTACGCGGTACTCACCGACAAGGACGAGGCCGGCGGGCGCCAGACCCACTGGCAGGATCCGTGGCTGTTCGCCCAGAACCGGATGCTGGTCGCCTGCCGCGCCTATGGGTTGCGGCCGATCGACGGGCCGTTCGGCGATTTTTCCGATCCGGACGGCTACCGCTCGGCGGCCCGGCGCTGCGCGGCCCTCGGCTTCGAGGGCAAGTGGGCGATCCACCCCTCGCAGATCGATCTCGCCAACGAGGTCTTCACCCCGAGCGAGGCCGAGGTGACCAAGGCGCGGCGGATCCTGGCGGCGATGGAGGAGGCGGCCAAGGCCGGCCGCGGCGCCGTCTCCCTCGACGGGCGGCTCATCGACATCGCGTCGATCCGCATGGCCGAAGCGCTGATCGGCAAGGCCGATGCCATGGCGCGGGCGTGAGAGCCTTCTCCGGCGGCATCGATCGCATGCCGCCGGCTGACATCTCTCGACGCCGTCCCGGGTTCCGCCGCGCGGCCCCGGGATAACGGGGAGGGGATGGTTACCCGCGGCGGCGGGAGGGCAGGCCTGCCCGCCGCGCAGAAACGACGCACGGTCCTCGCATAATGCAGAAACAGTCCAATGTCATACGCCTGAAGCATGCTGGTCCGGTGAACCGCTTCGGCGGATCGGACATTTGTCTTCGGGCCGGCTCCGGACTTGTGGAAGCGCGCGACCGATGAGATCAGAACAGGGCGCTGGACGAAAGAAGCGCCGGCGCGGTGGATGGCTGCTGGCCCTCGCGATCCTGGCCGGCGCCGGCGGCGCCTATGCGTGGCAGAGCCGCCAGCACGCCGAGAGCGCGAAGCCTGCCGCGAGGGCGCCGGCCGCGGTGCCGGTGACGTTCGCCCAGGTGGAGCAGGGCCCGTTCGCGGTGGTGCTCGGCAGCCTCGGCACGGTGCAGGCCTACAACACCGTGCAGGTGCGCAGCCGGGTCGACGGCGAGATCCTGAAGATCGGCTTTCGCGAGGGCCAGGTGGTGAAGAAGGGCGACCTGCTCGCCCAGGTCGATCCGCGCCAGTACCAGGCCGCCCTCGACCAGGCCAAGGCGAAGAAGGCCCAGGACGAGGCCAACGTGAAGAACGCCAAGGCGGATCTCGAGCGCTACACCAAGCTCGGCGACTACGCTTCGCGCCAGCAGACCGACACCCAGGCCGCCACGGTGAACCAGCTCACCGCCCAGATCGCCGCCGACCAGGCGGCGATCGACAATGCGGCGACGCAACTCTCCTACGCGACGATCCAGGCGCCGATCGACGGCGTCACCGGCTTCCGCCAGATCGACGTCGGCAACATCGTCAACGCCGCGCAGCAGACCGCGATCGTCACCATCACCCAGGTCGAACCGATCTTCGTGGTCTACACCGCACCCGAGGAGCAGCTGCGCGAGGTGACGAAGGCGCTCGCCGCCGGGCCGGTGCCGGTCGAGGCCTGGAGCACCGACGGGATGACCCGGCTATCGGAGGGCCGCCTCGACCTCGTCAACAACCAGGTCGACACCGCGACCGGCACGGTGCGGCTCAAAGCCTCCTTCGCCAACAAGGACCACGCGCTGTGGCCGGGCCTCTCGGTCTCGACGAAGATGCGCACCGGCACGATCCCCGACGCCGTCACGGTGCCGGACGACGCGGTGCAGCACGGGCCGAAGGGGCTCTACGCCTTCGTGGTCGACGACCAGAGACGCGCTCACATGCAGGCGATCAGCGTCGGCCGCTCCACCGACGGCCGCACCCAGGTGACGAAGGGGCTGAATCCCGGCCAGACCGTGATCTGGCGCGGCCAGTCGCGGGTGCAGGAGGGGGCGCTCGTCGCCGAAGCGAAGCCTGTGGCAGCCGAAAAGCCTGTGGCACAGGACGCGCATCGCGCGGACAACGCCGCCCTGGCGCAGAGCGAGGCGCGCTGACATGCAGTTCGGGTCCGGGCAGGAGAATGCCGCGCGTACCGGCATCTCCGGCTACTTCATCCGCTTTCCCGTTGCGACCTCGCTCATCATGGCGGGGATCCTGTTCATCGGCATCGTCGCCTACCCGCTGCTCGGCGTGGCGCCGCTGCCGCAGGTCGACTTCCCGACGATCCAGGTGACGGCGCAGCTGCCCGGCGGCAGCCCGGAGACGATGGCCTCGTCCGTGGCCCAGCCGCTGGAGCGCCAGTTCGCCCAGATCCCCGGCGTGAGCCAGATGACCTCGACGAGCGCTCTCGGCATCTCGTCGATCACGGTGCAGTTCGACCTCAACCGCAACATCGACGCGGCCTCGAACGACATCCAGGCGGCGATCAACGCGGCCGGCGGGCAATTGCCCAAGACCCTGCCGAGCCCGCCGACCTACCGCAAGGTGAATCCGGCCGATTCGCCGATCCTGCTGCTCTCGGTCACCTCCGACACCCTGCCGCTGATCGAGGTCGACGACGCCGCCGACGTGCAGCTGGCGCAGCGCATCAGCCAGGTCTCGGGCGTCGGCCAGGTCCTGATCGGCGGCCAGCAGAAGCCAGCGGTGCGGGTGCAGATCGACCCGGCGAAGCTCGTCGCCAAGGACCTGTCGCTGGAGGACGTGCGCACCCAGCTCTCGATCACCACGGTCAACAGCCCGAAGGGCAGCTTCGACGGCGCGACCCGCAGCTACACCGTCTACGCCAACGACCAGCTGACGCTCGCCAAGGACTGGAACGACGTCATCATCGCCTACCGCAACGGCGCGCCGTTGCGGGTGCGCGACATCGGCGCGGCGGTGGCGGGGCCGGAGGACACCAAGCAGGCGGCCTGGGCCAACGGCCAGCGCGGCGTGTTCCTGGTGATCTTCAAGCAGCCCGGCGCCAACGTCATCGAGACGGTGGACCGGATCAAGGCCGAGTTGCCGCGCATCACCGCCTCGCTGCCGGCGGGCGTGAAGGTGCAGACGCTCAGCGACCGCACCCAGACCATCCGCGCCTCGGTCGAGGACGTGCAGTTCACGTTGGCTCTCACCATCGCGCTGGTGGTGGCGGTGATCTTCGTGTTCCTGCGCTCGGTCTGGGCGACCATCATCCCGAGCGTGACGGTGCCGCTGGCGCTGCTCGGCGCCTGCGCGCTGATGTGGATGGCCGGCTACACCCTCGACAACCTGTCCCTGATGGCGCTCACCATCGCGGTCGGCTTCGTCGTCGACGACGCGATCGTGGTGCTGGAGAACATCGCCCGCTACGTCGAGGAGGGGATGAAGCCGATGCAGGCGGCGCTCAAGGGCGCCGGCGAGATCGGCTTCACCATCGTGTCGATCTCGGTCTCGCTGATCGCGGTGCTGATCCCGCTGCTGCTCATGGGCGGCATCATCGGCCGGCTCTTTCGCGAGTTCGCGGTGGTCCTGTCGATGACGATCGGCGTCTCGGCCTTCGTGTCGCTGTCGCTGACCCCGATGATGGCCTCGCGCTTCCTGAAGGAGCACAAGGGCGAGCAGCACGGAAAGCTCTACCGCTGGAGCGAGCGCGTCTTCGACGGGATGCTGCACGCCTACGAGTCGGCCCTCGACGTAGCGCTCCGCCACCACGTCGTCACCTTCCTGACCTTCCTCGGCACGGTCGCCCTCACCGGCTACCTCTTCGTCGTCATCCCGAAGGGCTTCTTCCCGCAGCAGGATACCGGCCTCATCCAGGGCATCACCGAGGGCGGGCAGGACATCTCGTTCTCCGCCATGGAGGACCGCCAGCGGGCGGTCGGCGCGGTGATCCAGGCCGATCCGGATGTGGCGAGCGTCGCGATGTCGATCGGCGGCAGCGGCCAGGCGCTCAATTCCGGCCGGATGTTCATCACCCTCAAGCCCCGGGACGATCGCGAGGCGAACGCCTTCCAGATCATCGACCGGCTGCGGCCGAAGCTCGCGCAACTCGAGGGCGTCAAGGTCTTCCTCCAGGCCGCGCAGGACGTGCGGACGGGGGGACGCTCCTCGCGCACCCAGTTCGAGTATACGCTCCAGGATCCGAACCTCGACGAATTGAACACCTGGTCGCCGCGCCTCCTCGACAAGCTCAAGACCCTGCCGGAATTGCGCGACGTCGCCACCGACCAGCAGACCAGCGGCACGACGCTGACCCTGTCGATCAACCGCGACGCCGCCTCGCGCTTCGGCATCACGCCGCAACTGATCGACGACACGCTCTACGACGCGATCGGCCAGCGCCAGGTGGCGCAGTACTTCACCCAGCTCAACAGCTACCACGTGGTGATGGAGATCCTGCCGGCGCTCCAAGGCAACCCGGATTCGTTGCGCAACATCTACGTGAAGTCGCCGACCACCGGCGGGCAGGTGCCGCTCGCGGCCTTCGCCACCTGGACCACCGAGCCGGTGCGGCCGCTCTCGATCAGCCACCAGGGTCAGTTCCCCTCGGTGACGATCAGCTTCAACCTCGCGCCGAACGTCGCACTCGGCCAGGCGACGAATGCGATCGATGCCGCCGCCAAGGAGATCGGCGTGCCGGCGACGCTCGCGACCGGATTCCAGGGCACCGCGCAGGCGTTCCAGCAATCGCTCTCGACGGTGCCGCTGCTGATCGCCGCCGCGCTCGTGGTGGTCTACCTGATCCTCGGCATCCTCTACGAGAGCTACATTCACCCGCTGACGATCCTCTCGACCCTGCCCTCGGCCGGCGTCGGCGCGCTCGCGATGCTCCTGTGGTTCGGCTACGATTTCAGCCTGATCGCGCTGATCGGCATCATCCTGCTGATCGGCATCGTGAAGAAGAACGGCATCATGCTGGTCGACTTCGCGATCGTCGCCGAGCGCCACGAGGGCATCGGGCCGGAGGAGGCGATCCGCAAGGCGGCCCTCCTGCGCTTCCGCCCAATCCTGATGACCACGATGGCGGCGCTTCTCGGCGGCATCCCGCTGATGTTCGGCACCGGCACCGGCTCGGAGATCCGCCAGCCGCTCGGCTACGCCATGGTCGGCGGCCTCGCGGTGAGCCAGGTGCTGACGCTGTTCACCACCCCGGTGATCTACATCTACCTCGACAAGCTCGCGACCTTCCTGTCCGGCGGCTCGCACGGGCCGCACGGCGAGGAGGAGGCGCCGGAGGAGGAGGCGCCGCGGCAGCTCCGCGAGGCGGCGGAGTAGGGGCGCAAGTCCCTCACCCGGGCGCGGTCCCGCCGGCGGCCTGTTGCGTCGAGACCGGCAGCGCCATGGTGCAGTGGACGCCGTCCGCCCGCAGCGCGTAGGTCGTCTCGGCGCCGAGCTGATAGGGGAGCACCCGCTCGATCAGCTCGCGGCCGGATCCGTTCTCCCGCGGGCCGGCCGGCATCGCGACGTGGCGCTCGCGCCAGTCGACGTGGAGCCAGGGCTCGGGCCGGCGCGCCAGGCGCCAGCGGATGTCGAGCCGCCCGTCGGGCTGGGAGAACGCTCCGTACTTGATCGCGTTGGTGGCGAGCTCGTGCAGGGCGAGCGCGAAGGCCTGCACCGTGGAGGAGCGTAAGGAGACGCCCGTCGGCCCGTCCAGGGTGACGCGCCCGGCACCGCCGTTCAGGGCCGCGAGCTCGATGCGCAACAGTTCGTCGAAGGTGACGCGCTCCCCCTCCGCCAGGCGCGACAGCAGGTCCTGGACGCGGGCCAGGGCGGCCAGCCGATCGCCGAAGCGGGCGCTGAAATCGGCGAGATCGGTCGAGCGCGCCATGATCTTGTCGGCCAGCGCGCGGAGCACGCCGAGGAGGTTGCGGGTCCGGTGCTGCAGCTCGGCGACCAGGGCCTGCTGGCGCTCCTGCAGGACGCGCAGGTCCTGGATGTCGATGGCCGCACCGAACCAGTGGGTGATGGCCCCGTCCAGGCCGCGGATCGGCACCTGCCGCACCAGGTGCCAGCGATGGGCGCCGTCGGTCCGGCGGATGCGCTGCTGGCGCTCGACCGGCGTGCCGGTCGCGTAGGCGTGGGCGAAGGCCGCGCGGGTCGCCTCGACGTCGTCGGGATGGATCGCGTCGAGCCAGCCGTCATTCTGAAGGGCGGCGCGATCCTGGCCGGTATAGGACCGCCAGCGGTGGTTGATGGCGGTGTTGTTGCCTTCGGCGTCGCACCACCACAGGATCGCCGGGACGAGCTCGACGGCCATCCGCAGGCGCTCCTCGCTGTCGCGCAGGGCCCGCTCGGCCTCCTCGCGCCGCCGGTCGGTGAGGATGCGCCCGGTCGTCTCGGTGGCGATGTTGAGGACGCCGCCGACCGACCCGTCCGCCAGCAGGATCGGATCGAAGCTGAAGCTGAACCAGGCATCCTCGATCCGGCCGGCGCGGTCGAGCGGGAGGCGACGGTCCCGGACCTGGGCGGCGCCTTGGCCGGCGAGGACGCCCGCGAGCATCGGCCCGATCTCGGGCCAGATCTCGGGAAAGACCTCGCGCGCCGGCCGGCCGAGGGCGACTTCGTGCTTCGCGCCGACGAGCCGGCGCCACGCGTCGTTGAAGACGAGGGCGAGGTCGGCGCCCCAGTAGAGGCCGATCGGGGTCGCGGCCGGGAGGATGAGGTCGATCGCGGCCCGCAACGGCGACGGCCAGGCCTCGACGGGCCCGAGCGTCGTCGCGGACCAATCGTGGTCCCGGATGCGCCGGGCCATCTCGCCGTCGCCTGACGGCCACGTCATGATGGCATCACCGTGACGGTTCGATCATCATGACAGGTCCCTCCCGCCCCGCTCGTTCCGCCGGACGGTATGTCCGCTCGTCGACCGTAGGCCGACGGTCGGCGAGCGATGCTCCCCGTGTCCCGGCCAGGCCGCGGTGTCGAGCCGCCCCTGGGCAGGCCCGATCCGGAGGAGGGCACTGCCCCGCGGCGCCCGCCGGCGCGACGCGCGGCGTCAGGCCACCGCCGCCCGCTTCTGCAGGCTCAGCAGCATGTTGGCGATCTGGCGCACCTGCAACTCGCTGTCCTGCAGTTCCTTCTTGCGGGCGCCGCCATAGGCGAACTCGTCATGGTCGATGCCCGGGACCGGCAGGCCGGACTCCTCGAAATAATGCTCGAGGCGAGTGAGGAGTTGCCCCCAGACGCCGAGGCGCGACCAGCGGATGAAGGTCTGGGCCGCCATCCACCACGGGCCGTAATGGGCGGGAACGGCGCGCCAGTTGGTATCGTGCCAGTGGCGCCAGAGTATCGCGTCGATGGTCCGTTTGAGATCGTGAGGCTGCGTCTTGCCGCGAGGCCTGCAGCCTTCGAGCAAGGGCACGAGCACCGCCCACTGCGCCTCCGTCAGCATAAACATCCCCTCGCTCCTGGTTCCGCCGGGAATCATATTACCAAGGGTAATCTGCCACTTCAATCGGGCTGCCCACCTTCGGCTGAGTTTTGTTGACTCGCCGCAACATGGGAATTGGCGAGGATCGTTTGTGTTCGAACATGCTGGAAGAGGGCGATTGCATCATATTACTATTTAGAATAGGCATTTC
This is a stretch of genomic DNA from Methylobacterium sp. 17Sr1-1. It encodes these proteins:
- a CDS encoding PAS domain S-box protein; amino-acid sequence: MTWPSGDGEMARRIRDHDWSATTLGPVEAWPSPLRAAIDLILPAATPIGLYWGADLALVFNDAWRRLVGAKHEVALGRPAREVFPEIWPEIGPMLAGVLAGQGAAQVRDRRLPLDRAGRIEDAWFSFSFDPILLADGSVGGVLNIATETTGRILTDRRREEAERALRDSEERLRMAVELVPAILWWCDAEGNNTAINHRWRSYTGQDRAALQNDGWLDAIHPDDVEATRAAFAHAYATGTPVERQQRIRRTDGAHRWHLVRQVPIRGLDGAITHWFGAAIDIQDLRVLQERQQALVAELQHRTRNLLGVLRALADKIMARSTDLADFSARFGDRLAALARVQDLLSRLAEGERVTFDELLRIELAALNGGAGRVTLDGPTGVSLRSSTVQAFALALHELATNAIKYGAFSQPDGRLDIRWRLARRPEPWLHVDWRERHVAMPAGPRENGSGRELIERVLPYQLGAETTYALRADGVHCTMALPVSTQQAAGGTAPG